The Saccharomonospora cyanea NA-134 genome includes a region encoding these proteins:
- a CDS encoding peptidylprolyl isomerase produces the protein MNRVTDSNATPSGGKIKATLHTNRGDIHLVLFPDHAPKTVANFTGLAEGTKEYTQPNARGEKSGPFYDGSIFHRVIDGFMIQGGDPTGTGRGGPGYKFGDEFHPELQFNRPYLLAMANAGPATNGSQFFITVAPTPHLNFKHTIFGEVADQESRDVVDAIARTATGPADKPLEDVVIERVTVERG, from the coding sequence ATGAATCGCGTGACTGACAGCAACGCAACCCCCAGTGGCGGGAAGATCAAGGCCACTCTGCACACCAACCGAGGCGACATCCACCTGGTACTTTTCCCGGACCACGCGCCGAAGACGGTCGCGAACTTCACCGGTCTGGCCGAAGGCACGAAGGAGTACACCCAGCCGAACGCCAGGGGTGAGAAGTCCGGTCCGTTCTACGACGGCAGCATCTTCCACCGGGTGATCGACGGCTTCATGATCCAGGGCGGGGACCCCACGGGCACCGGCCGTGGCGGCCCGGGCTACAAGTTCGGCGACGAGTTCCACCCCGAGCTCCAGTTCAACCGGCCGTATCTGCTGGCCATGGCGAACGCGGGCCCGGCCACGAACGGATCGCAGTTCTTCATCACCGTGGCTCCCACGCCGCACCTGAACTTCAAGCACACGATCTTCGGTGAGGTGGCCGACCAGGAGTCGCGCGACGTCGTCGACGCCATCGCCCGCACCGCCACCGGCCCGGCCGACAAGCCGCTGGAGGACGTCGTCATCGAGCGCGTCACCGTCGAACGCGGCTGA
- a CDS encoding rhomboid family intramembrane serine protease, whose translation MSWTDADRERRSVDSTVTEPPTPPPYGQPPQQAALPGCWWHPARQTGLRCVRCDRPACPDCLREASVGYQCIDCVTSAQQHHRARSAAYRRAGLGSRTVAGARVPQRVVVVPLLIAVNVIVYALTVFQARDVMSNHNSPVFNDGVLWPEVVVLFDEWWRLLTSGFLHYGLLHLAMNMLALWVLGRDLEMLLGRVRFLAVYFLSMFAGGAAVFVFGDPATGTAGASGAIYGLMGAILVAVLRLRLNPTTAIGIIVLNVIISVSIPNISLLGHLGGLVAGAVAMVAMVYAPEKNRAAYQAGALAIVAVALVGLVVYRDAQLADQVCGAYPALCGA comes from the coding sequence ATGTCGTGGACGGACGCCGACCGTGAGCGCAGGAGTGTCGACAGCACTGTGACCGAGCCCCCCACCCCCCCGCCGTACGGTCAGCCACCGCAGCAGGCGGCTCTGCCGGGCTGCTGGTGGCATCCGGCAAGGCAGACCGGCCTGCGCTGTGTGCGCTGTGACCGGCCCGCGTGTCCCGACTGTCTGCGTGAGGCGTCGGTCGGGTACCAGTGCATCGACTGCGTGACCTCGGCGCAGCAACACCATCGCGCCCGGTCGGCGGCCTACCGCAGGGCCGGTCTCGGTTCACGCACCGTGGCGGGGGCGAGGGTTCCACAACGGGTCGTGGTCGTTCCGCTGTTGATCGCGGTCAACGTGATCGTCTATGCGCTCACGGTCTTCCAGGCACGCGACGTGATGAGCAACCACAACTCGCCCGTCTTCAACGACGGAGTGCTGTGGCCGGAGGTCGTCGTCCTGTTCGACGAGTGGTGGCGGCTGCTCACCTCCGGCTTCCTGCACTACGGCCTCCTTCACCTGGCCATGAACATGCTGGCCCTGTGGGTGCTCGGCCGGGACCTGGAGATGTTGCTCGGCCGGGTCCGGTTCCTGGCCGTCTACTTCCTGTCGATGTTCGCGGGCGGGGCGGCCGTGTTCGTGTTCGGTGATCCCGCGACCGGGACGGCGGGCGCCTCGGGCGCGATCTACGGGCTGATGGGGGCGATCCTCGTCGCGGTGCTGCGCCTGCGGCTGAATCCCACGACGGCGATCGGGATCATCGTGCTGAACGTGATCATCAGCGTGTCGATCCCGAACATCTCGCTGCTCGGGCACCTCGGCGGCCTGGTCGCCGGTGCCGTGGCGATGGTGGCGATGGTGTACGCGCCGGAGAAGAACCGGGCCGCCTACCAGGCGGGAGCTCTGGCGATCGTGGCGGTGGCGCTCGTCGGGCTCGTCGTCTACCGCGACGCCCAGCTCGCCGACCAGGTGTGTGGGGCCTACCCGGCGTTGTGCGGGGCCTGA
- a CDS encoding PH domain-containing protein translates to MDNSVRGWAPKPGLVGVGWALTVAAAGALAWTALSGDRPGTLLLGVVTAAFAALSLHGTVVRPRLAADSHGVRLRTLGGTRSLPWSEVTVRLATTKRYGRDAETVEFDADDRLTVLGWVELGTDPRDVYDELLRLRQAPHNAG, encoded by the coding sequence GTGGATAACTCGGTACGAGGCTGGGCTCCGAAGCCCGGACTCGTCGGTGTCGGCTGGGCTCTCACAGTGGCGGCGGCCGGCGCGCTCGCCTGGACCGCCCTCTCCGGCGACCGACCGGGCACACTACTGCTCGGCGTGGTGACGGCCGCGTTCGCAGCCCTGTCACTGCACGGGACCGTGGTGCGTCCCCGTCTCGCCGCAGACAGCCACGGCGTGCGCCTGCGCACCCTCGGCGGCACCCGATCGCTCCCGTGGTCCGAGGTCACCGTGCGCCTCGCCACGACCAAGCGGTACGGCCGGGACGCCGAGACCGTCGAATTCGACGCCGACGACCGGCTCACCGTACTCGGGTGGGTGGAACTCGGCACCGATCCGCGGGACGTGTACGACGAGCTCCTGCGGCTGCGTCAGGCCCCGCACAACGCCGGGTAG
- the crgA gene encoding cell division protein CrgA — protein sequence MPKSKVRKKTAYTPPTNRRTPVKVRAAGPSHPVYKVVMFGLMLLGLAWLVVNYLAGHKIDFMAELDAWNFAIGFALMITGLLMTMRWR from the coding sequence ATGCCCAAGTCCAAGGTTCGCAAGAAGACGGCGTACACGCCGCCGACGAATCGCCGCACACCGGTCAAGGTCCGCGCGGCGGGCCCTTCGCATCCGGTCTACAAGGTCGTGATGTTCGGGTTGATGCTGCTCGGCCTCGCGTGGCTCGTCGTCAACTACCTCGCGGGCCACAAGATCGACTTCATGGCCGAGCTCGACGCCTGGAACTTCGCGATCGGCTTCGCCCTCATGATCACCGGCCTGCTGATGACCATGCGGTGGCGTTGA
- a CDS encoding class E sortase: protein MVEPLADAPTRPVMPPVARRQARPEPVPPSEPDEAPPESDAPEDPPEEPPAPKARPGRGGGGRARAAVRTFGEILITLGIVVLLFVVYELWVTNLMSQELQRDASADLDQRWSQQREMHTDPMDGEAFARMYIPSFGVDWNFTIQQGVDAATLEIGPGHYKKTAMPGEPGNFAVAGHRVGKGAPFNDLDLLGSCDAVVIETVDTFFVYRVLPMSDEVQGWAQGKGGDPRCEGVRPLTELDPAYGETVGRRIVLPTRGDAVAPVPYQADSTLPEEQQVELLTLTTCHPRFSDRERMIIHGVLTHVYEKEAGATYDQLLKEIGEV, encoded by the coding sequence ATGGTGGAACCGCTGGCCGACGCCCCGACCCGGCCGGTGATGCCACCGGTCGCCCGGCGGCAGGCCCGGCCCGAGCCGGTACCGCCTTCCGAACCCGACGAGGCGCCGCCCGAGTCGGACGCACCGGAAGACCCGCCGGAGGAGCCTCCCGCCCCGAAGGCCCGGCCCGGCAGGGGTGGGGGTGGAAGGGCCCGCGCGGCCGTGCGGACCTTCGGGGAAATCCTCATCACGCTCGGCATCGTGGTGCTGCTGTTCGTGGTGTACGAGCTGTGGGTCACCAACCTCATGTCCCAGGAACTCCAGCGCGACGCCAGCGCCGATCTCGACCAGCGCTGGTCGCAGCAGCGCGAGATGCACACCGACCCCATGGACGGTGAGGCGTTCGCGCGCATGTACATCCCGTCGTTCGGCGTCGACTGGAACTTCACGATCCAGCAGGGTGTGGACGCCGCGACCCTGGAGATTGGGCCGGGTCACTACAAGAAGACGGCCATGCCGGGTGAGCCCGGAAACTTCGCCGTCGCGGGGCACCGCGTGGGCAAGGGAGCGCCGTTCAACGACCTGGACCTGCTCGGCTCGTGCGACGCGGTGGTGATCGAGACCGTCGACACCTTCTTCGTCTACCGGGTGCTGCCCATGAGTGACGAGGTGCAGGGCTGGGCGCAGGGCAAGGGCGGGGACCCGCGGTGTGAGGGAGTGCGGCCACTGACCGAGCTCGACCCCGCCTACGGCGAGACGGTGGGCCGCCGCATCGTGTTGCCGACGCGCGGTGACGCGGTCGCGCCCGTGCCGTACCAGGCCGACTCCACGCTGCCGGAGGAGCAGCAGGTCGAGCTGCTGACCCTCACCACCTGCCATCCGCGGTTCTCCGACCGCGAGCGCATGATCATCCACGGGGTGCTGACGCACGTGTACGAGAAGGAAGCGGGCGCGACCTACGACCAACTGCTGAAGGAGATCGGGGAGGTCTGA
- a CDS encoding TetR/AcrR family transcriptional regulator, whose translation MADEHARPDLPPVVARMWGREAASRRGPKPSLDLARIIAAAVEIADADGLGAVSMNSVASRLGVAPMSLYRYVGSKDELLLAMLDAVSEEPPALDDLPCREYLYVWTKANVELLVARPWALAIAHTGPPMGPRGLRWLDRLLLALADTPLSEGEKVGIATTLSGYALNQASLITALAPAGNADSQLPASSTIYGELLAELVDEESYPALARAVDSQAFVAGSAEWYDQDTDFRFGLDLLLDGIDALIERRTETADTRR comes from the coding sequence ATGGCGGACGAACACGCTCGGCCGGACCTCCCCCCGGTCGTCGCCCGGATGTGGGGGCGCGAGGCCGCCTCCCGCCGGGGACCGAAACCCAGCCTCGACCTGGCCCGGATCATCGCGGCCGCCGTGGAGATCGCCGATGCCGACGGCCTCGGAGCGGTGTCGATGAACAGCGTCGCCTCCCGACTCGGGGTGGCCCCGATGTCGCTCTACCGCTACGTCGGCAGCAAGGACGAACTGCTGCTCGCCATGCTCGACGCGGTGTCGGAGGAGCCTCCGGCCCTCGACGACCTGCCGTGCCGGGAATACCTGTACGTGTGGACGAAGGCCAACGTCGAACTCCTCGTCGCCCGGCCCTGGGCACTGGCCATCGCGCACACCGGGCCACCGATGGGCCCACGTGGGCTGCGCTGGCTCGACCGCCTGCTTCTCGCGTTGGCCGACACGCCGCTCAGCGAGGGCGAGAAGGTCGGCATCGCCACGACGCTGAGCGGTTACGCGCTGAACCAGGCGTCACTGATCACCGCACTGGCCCCGGCGGGCAACGCCGACAGCCAGTTGCCCGCCAGCTCGACGATCTACGGGGAGTTGCTGGCCGAACTCGTGGACGAGGAGTCGTACCCGGCGCTGGCACGCGCGGTCGACAGCCAGGCCTTCGTCGCGGGCAGTGCCGAGTGGTACGACCAGGACACCGACTTCAGGTTCGGCCTCGACCTGCTGCTCGACGGCATCGACGCGTTGATCGAACGGCGTACGGAAACCGCGGACACGCGTCGCTAG
- a CDS encoding daunorubicin resistance protein DrrA family ABC transporter ATP-binding protein → MSPPAIEARGIRRSFQGRPVLNGLDLTVPTGTLLALLGPNGSGKTTTVRILTTLLNPDSGTARVGGHDVRTEPAAVRRAIGLTAQQASVDELLTGRENLELFAGLNHLGRKASRRRASELLEQFRLTDAADRRAGDYSGGMRRRLDLAVSMVAAPRILFLDEPTTGLDPRSRADLWDVVRDLVRAGTTILLTTQYLDEADQLADRVAIIGDGRVVEEDTPSGLKRRVGTERLHVTMARPEHSLAAVTLQPGAHLDPETGEVVVALRDPDHLRQVLDDFHRAGFPVASVSLAAPTLDDVFFQLTDKEPVA, encoded by the coding sequence ATGTCACCACCGGCGATCGAGGCCCGGGGCATTCGCAGGAGCTTCCAGGGCCGTCCGGTACTGAACGGGCTGGACCTCACGGTGCCCACCGGCACCCTGCTGGCCCTGCTCGGACCCAACGGATCAGGCAAAACGACCACCGTCCGCATCCTCACCACGCTGCTGAACCCGGACAGCGGTACAGCCCGCGTCGGTGGTCACGACGTGCGCACGGAGCCCGCCGCTGTCCGCCGTGCCATCGGCCTCACCGCGCAACAGGCCAGCGTGGACGAACTCCTCACCGGGCGGGAGAACCTGGAGTTGTTCGCCGGTCTGAACCACCTCGGCCGGAAGGCGTCCCGCCGCCGGGCGTCCGAACTGCTCGAACAGTTCCGGCTCACCGACGCCGCCGACCGCAGGGCGGGGGACTACTCCGGCGGTATGCGACGCCGCCTCGACCTGGCCGTGAGCATGGTCGCCGCACCCCGGATCCTGTTCCTCGACGAGCCCACCACCGGGCTCGACCCGCGCAGCAGGGCGGACCTGTGGGACGTAGTCCGGGATCTCGTGCGAGCCGGAACGACGATCCTGCTGACCACGCAGTACCTGGACGAGGCCGATCAACTCGCCGACCGGGTGGCCATCATCGGCGACGGCCGCGTCGTGGAGGAGGACACCCCGAGCGGCCTCAAGCGTCGGGTCGGCACGGAACGGCTCCACGTGACCATGGCTCGACCGGAACACTCACTCGCGGCCGTGACGCTCCAGCCCGGTGCCCACCTCGATCCCGAGACCGGCGAGGTGGTGGTCGCACTGCGCGACCCGGACCACCTGCGGCAGGTGCTCGACGACTTCCATCGGGCGGGTTTTCCGGTGGCGTCCGTGTCACTCGCGGCTCCCACCCTCGACGACGTGTTCTTCCAGCTGACGGACAAGGAGCCGGTGGCATGA
- a CDS encoding ABC transporter permease: MTVQTNTAHGSRVDELVLLTQRALRREFRQVDGLIVGVALPIVLMCAMVGVFGRAIDTGTALTYVDYVTPAVMLLCAGYGAATTGVGMTEDRRLGLTQRFRTLPIAGWGLPASQVVASVLRNVCATGLAVVAALVLGFRPSADLVDWLLVLAVVVGYVVTVAWWSVVWGLLVKSVQAAGAFSFVVLFLPYVSSAFVPVESLPGFLQGFAEYQPTTPLVELLRGLLLGLPVADGTAWAVVAWLVGGSVVAVPLAAVLFRRRGLG, translated from the coding sequence ATGACGGTCCAGACCAACACCGCCCACGGGAGCCGGGTCGACGAGTTGGTGCTGCTCACCCAGCGTGCGTTGCGCCGGGAGTTCCGGCAGGTCGACGGCCTGATCGTCGGCGTGGCGTTGCCGATCGTGCTCATGTGCGCCATGGTCGGCGTCTTCGGCCGCGCCATCGACACCGGGACGGCGTTGACGTACGTCGACTACGTGACGCCCGCTGTCATGCTGCTGTGTGCGGGCTACGGGGCCGCCACCACCGGCGTCGGCATGACCGAGGATCGCAGGCTGGGGCTCACGCAGCGCTTCAGGACGTTGCCGATCGCGGGATGGGGACTGCCGGCCAGCCAGGTGGTGGCCTCCGTGTTGCGTAACGTCTGCGCCACCGGACTCGCGGTCGTCGCGGCGCTGGTGCTGGGCTTCCGGCCCTCTGCCGACCTCGTGGACTGGTTGCTCGTCCTCGCCGTCGTCGTCGGCTACGTCGTCACCGTCGCGTGGTGGTCGGTGGTGTGGGGCCTGCTGGTGAAGAGTGTGCAGGCCGCGGGGGCGTTCTCGTTCGTCGTGCTGTTCCTGCCGTACGTTTCGAGCGCCTTCGTGCCCGTCGAGTCGTTGCCGGGATTCCTGCAGGGGTTCGCCGAGTACCAGCCGACCACACCGCTCGTGGAGTTGTTGCGTGGCCTTCTGCTGGGGCTGCCGGTGGCCGACGGCACGGCGTGGGCCGTGGTGGCATGGCTGGTCGGCGGGAGTGTGGTGGCCGTTCCGTTGGCCGCCGTGTTGTTCCGCCGGCGCGGTCTGGGCTGA
- a CDS encoding aminodeoxychorismate/anthranilate synthase component II — MRVLVVDNYDSFVYNLVQYLAQLGAECTVWRNDVVDVDDVAKFDGVLVSPGPGTPEKAGRSVEVVRRCAAESVPMLGVCLGHQAIGVAWGATVDRAPELLHGKTSEVEHHGAGVLAGLPSPFTATRYHSLTVLPETIPDDFEITGRTASGVVMGMRHRELPIEGVQFHPESVLTQGGHRMLANWMASAGHPVREQLVDELEQATRAVQRAAMA, encoded by the coding sequence ATGCGCGTACTCGTCGTCGACAACTACGACAGCTTCGTCTACAACCTGGTGCAGTACCTCGCCCAGCTCGGCGCGGAGTGCACGGTGTGGCGCAACGACGTCGTGGACGTCGACGACGTGGCGAAGTTCGACGGTGTGCTGGTGTCGCCCGGGCCGGGGACGCCGGAGAAGGCCGGCCGCAGCGTCGAAGTGGTGCGGCGTTGCGCGGCCGAGTCGGTGCCGATGCTCGGCGTCTGCCTCGGTCACCAGGCCATCGGTGTCGCGTGGGGAGCGACGGTCGACCGTGCGCCCGAGCTGCTGCACGGCAAGACCAGCGAGGTGGAACACCACGGCGCGGGTGTGCTCGCGGGGCTGCCGAGCCCTTTCACCGCGACCCGCTACCACTCGCTCACGGTGCTTCCCGAGACCATCCCGGACGATTTCGAGATCACCGGGCGGACCGCGTCGGGTGTGGTGATGGGCATGCGGCACCGGGAACTGCCCATCGAGGGGGTGCAGTTCCATCCTGAGTCCGTACTCACCCAGGGCGGGCACCGGATGCTGGCCAACTGGATGGCCTCGGCAGGACATCCCGTCCGCGAACAACTGGTCGACGAACTGGAGCAGGCCACGCGCGCGGTGCAGCGAGCGGCTATGGCGTAG
- a CDS encoding ATP-binding cassette domain-containing protein, which produces MRRLVAVSKRYLRGSAVLDRVDLDLPPGEVVGVLGANGSGKSTLLRIAAGMVRPSSGRVSGRVVVGYLPDRFPADLRLSALGYLEHMGRIGGLSTRVARRRAGELMERLALVGGPRTPLRELSKGNAQKVGLAQALLTEPDLLVLDEPFSGLDGPAHGLVTEVVTETRRRGAAVLVTEHRPDRVTGLATRVFRLADGRLNPVDVESGRRGTGSAHIVLTGSSVDEWRDGDIVLSVATEGVEPRNRLTLTVSDAHCDTVLLRALRRGASVQRVERRTSG; this is translated from the coding sequence GTGCGCAGACTCGTCGCCGTGTCGAAGCGTTACCTGCGCGGTTCGGCCGTGCTCGACCGTGTGGACCTCGATCTCCCTCCCGGTGAGGTCGTGGGAGTCCTGGGAGCGAACGGCAGCGGCAAGTCGACTCTGCTCCGGATCGCCGCCGGGATGGTGCGTCCGTCGTCGGGGCGGGTCAGTGGCCGGGTCGTGGTCGGTTACCTGCCCGACCGGTTCCCCGCCGATCTCCGGCTGTCCGCCCTCGGTTATCTGGAGCACATGGGCCGTATCGGCGGGTTGAGTACCCGGGTGGCCCGTCGGCGTGCCGGCGAGCTGATGGAACGGCTGGCCCTGGTGGGCGGACCCAGGACCCCGCTGCGTGAGCTGTCGAAGGGCAACGCCCAGAAGGTCGGGCTCGCCCAGGCCCTGTTGACCGAGCCGGACCTGCTCGTCCTCGACGAGCCCTTCTCCGGCCTCGACGGTCCCGCACACGGGCTCGTGACAGAGGTGGTCACGGAGACTCGCCGGCGCGGTGCCGCGGTCCTGGTCACCGAGCATCGCCCCGACCGGGTCACGGGGCTCGCAACGCGGGTGTTCCGGCTCGCCGACGGGCGCCTGAACCCGGTGGACGTGGAGTCGGGCCGCCGCGGCACCGGGTCCGCGCACATCGTTCTGACCGGCAGTTCGGTGGACGAATGGAGGGACGGCGACATCGTGCTGTCGGTCGCGACGGAGGGTGTGGAGCCGAGGAACCGCCTGACGTTGACCGTCTCCGACGCCCACTGCGACACCGTGCTGCTGCGGGCACTGCGTCGCGGAGCTTCCGTACAGCGGGTGGAACGGCGGACCTCCGGATGA
- the pknB gene encoding Stk1 family PASTA domain-containing Ser/Thr kinase encodes MSAPRLLSNRYELGDTLGYGGMSEVHHGHDIRLGREVAVKILRADLARDPMFQERFRREAQNAAALNHPAIVAVYDTGEAETEYGPLPYIVMEYVEGRTLRDIVKTEGPMPQKRAMEVMADVSAALDFSHRHGIIHRDVKPANVMITRSGAVKVMDFGIARAVHDGQAAMTQTAAVIGTAQYLSPEQARGETVDARSDVYSAGCVLYELVTGEPPFTGDSPVAVAYQHVREAPRSPSESNPSVSPELDAVVLKALAKSTGERYQSAAELRSDLVRILSGQRPSAPMVGAVAVEDERTQVLNAPRQPEPVDDYEASVYDAEDDARKRRRRRGLLAAALTVLALGAVAFITWINGGFKTAPEQKAIPDVTDVQFEQARQQLNTAGFQNIKIEKIVCHDNPPSGEPQCTDDQIDKVIGTAPPAGREVALDTEIVLRVGVAPDKVEVPDLVGLSREAAQAELEKANLTLDPDVEYVEVEDENMYSRVVEQNPTPGKKVEQGHSISIKVGKEPEQVEVPDMTGKSYEEAKATLEGLGLVVLRNDVDHEDPAGTVVSQKPNGGNVKEGSQVTLDVSNGSQSKIEVPDLTGLTLEEAVSALKDRGWTGSASEQTQTTSDSDMVGKVIGTNPAAGSSITRDQKITIIIGADDEGSTEPSDDDSDFPGFP; translated from the coding sequence ATGAGCGCACCCCGACTGCTCTCTAACCGCTACGAGCTGGGTGACACACTCGGCTACGGCGGTATGTCCGAGGTCCACCACGGTCACGACATTCGACTCGGCCGCGAGGTGGCCGTGAAGATCCTGCGTGCCGACCTCGCCCGCGACCCCATGTTCCAGGAGCGCTTCCGCAGGGAGGCGCAGAACGCCGCGGCCCTGAACCACCCGGCGATCGTGGCCGTGTACGACACCGGGGAGGCCGAGACCGAGTACGGTCCCCTGCCCTACATCGTCATGGAGTACGTCGAGGGCAGGACGCTTCGCGACATCGTGAAGACCGAGGGCCCGATGCCGCAGAAGCGCGCCATGGAGGTCATGGCCGACGTTTCCGCCGCGCTCGACTTCTCCCACCGCCACGGCATCATCCACCGCGACGTCAAACCCGCGAACGTCATGATCACCCGCAGTGGTGCGGTGAAGGTCATGGACTTCGGCATCGCCCGCGCCGTGCACGACGGGCAGGCGGCGATGACGCAGACGGCCGCGGTGATCGGCACAGCCCAGTACCTGTCGCCGGAGCAGGCCCGGGGTGAGACGGTGGACGCCCGGTCGGACGTCTACTCCGCCGGGTGTGTGCTGTACGAACTCGTCACGGGCGAGCCGCCGTTCACCGGTGACTCGCCGGTCGCGGTGGCCTACCAGCACGTGCGGGAGGCGCCCCGCTCGCCGTCGGAGTCGAACCCGTCGGTGAGCCCGGAGCTGGACGCCGTGGTGTTGAAGGCGCTGGCCAAGAGCACCGGCGAGCGCTACCAGTCGGCCGCGGAGCTGCGTTCGGATCTCGTCCGTATCCTCTCGGGACAGCGGCCGTCCGCTCCGATGGTGGGCGCCGTGGCGGTCGAGGACGAGCGCACCCAGGTGTTGAACGCGCCGCGGCAACCGGAGCCCGTCGACGACTACGAGGCTTCCGTCTACGACGCCGAGGACGACGCGAGGAAGCGGCGCAGGCGGCGGGGTCTCCTCGCTGCCGCACTCACCGTCCTCGCTCTCGGGGCCGTGGCCTTCATCACGTGGATCAACGGCGGGTTCAAGACCGCCCCTGAGCAGAAGGCCATACCCGACGTCACAGACGTGCAGTTCGAGCAGGCCAGGCAACAACTGAACACGGCGGGTTTCCAGAACATCAAGATCGAGAAGATCGTCTGCCACGACAACCCGCCGTCCGGTGAGCCGCAGTGCACCGACGACCAGATCGACAAGGTCATCGGCACCGCACCCCCGGCTGGCCGCGAGGTGGCGCTGGACACCGAGATCGTGCTCCGGGTGGGCGTCGCTCCCGACAAGGTCGAGGTTCCCGACCTGGTTGGCCTGTCGCGCGAGGCCGCCCAAGCGGAGCTGGAGAAGGCCAACCTCACCCTGGACCCGGACGTCGAGTACGTCGAGGTCGAGGACGAGAACATGTACAGCAGGGTCGTGGAGCAGAACCCCACGCCCGGCAAGAAGGTGGAGCAGGGGCACTCCATTTCCATCAAGGTCGGCAAGGAGCCGGAGCAGGTCGAAGTGCCGGACATGACGGGCAAGTCCTACGAGGAGGCCAAGGCCACCCTCGAGGGTCTGGGGCTCGTCGTCCTGCGTAACGATGTCGACCACGAGGATCCGGCAGGCACCGTGGTGTCGCAGAAGCCGAACGGCGGCAACGTGAAGGAAGGATCGCAGGTCACGCTGGACGTCTCCAACGGCTCGCAGTCCAAGATCGAGGTCCCCGACCTCACGGGCCTGACGTTGGAGGAAGCGGTCAGCGCGCTGAAGGACCGGGGCTGGACCGGCTCCGCCTCCGAGCAGACCCAGACAACGTCCGACTCCGACATGGTGGGCAAGGTGATCGGCACCAACCCGGCCGCGGGTAGCTCGATCACCAGGGACCAGAAGATCACGATCATCATCGGAGCCGACGACGAAGGCTCGACGGAGCCTTCGGACGACGACAGCGATTTCCCGGGATTCCCCTAG
- a CDS encoding serine/threonine-protein kinase, translated as MLSSGQLLAQRYRLEGRIAVGGMGEVWQASDTRLDRTVAVKILKAELSGDAEFLHRFRTEARTTASLNHHGIAAVHDYGETETGDGSIAYLVMELVQGEPLAAILAREGRLAPERTLDILEQAGRALQAAHERGLVHRDVKPGNILVTPTGVVKLTDFGIAKAADAAPVTRSGMVMGTAHYIAPEQALGHDAEPASDVYSLAVCGYECLAGHRPFLSEHAVSVAMMHIRDLAPPLPPDVPPGARAVIEATLVKDPRQRYANGGEFAGAVAAVRAGQPLPPPSGLAAAGYLTHPVHPSAHPPQSAPMVLAPQAPGSGPVGPGSRPSMAPVPPPMAMGQPRRRAPAWTLLAVASALLLLVVVLVLALTVWSDDSDGESRVPMGTGWSHAGVDSPDGGADKA; from the coding sequence ATGCTGTCGTCCGGGCAGCTGCTCGCGCAGCGCTACCGACTCGAAGGCCGCATCGCGGTCGGCGGGATGGGCGAGGTGTGGCAGGCCAGCGACACCCGGCTCGACCGCACCGTGGCCGTGAAGATCCTCAAGGCGGAGCTGTCCGGCGACGCCGAGTTCCTGCACAGGTTCCGGACCGAGGCGCGCACCACGGCGTCGCTGAACCACCACGGGATCGCGGCCGTCCACGACTACGGCGAGACCGAGACCGGCGACGGGTCGATCGCGTACCTCGTCATGGAACTCGTCCAGGGCGAGCCGCTGGCGGCGATCCTCGCGCGGGAAGGGCGGCTGGCTCCGGAGCGGACGCTCGACATCCTCGAACAGGCGGGCCGCGCACTCCAGGCAGCACACGAGCGCGGCCTCGTGCACCGTGACGTGAAACCGGGAAACATCCTGGTCACACCCACCGGCGTGGTGAAACTCACCGACTTCGGCATCGCCAAGGCCGCCGACGCGGCACCCGTGACCCGCTCCGGCATGGTGATGGGCACGGCCCACTACATCGCCCCCGAGCAGGCGCTCGGGCACGACGCGGAACCCGCCAGCGACGTGTACTCACTCGCCGTGTGCGGGTACGAGTGCCTGGCGGGCCACCGGCCGTTCCTGTCGGAACACGCCGTGAGCGTGGCGATGATGCACATCAGGGACCTGGCACCGCCGCTGCCGCCGGACGTGCCTCCGGGCGCTCGCGCCGTCATCGAAGCTACGCTCGTGAAGGACCCGCGGCAGCGCTACGCCAACGGTGGCGAGTTCGCAGGCGCCGTCGCGGCCGTACGGGCGGGCCAACCCCTCCCCCCACCGTCGGGGCTCGCCGCCGCCGGCTACCTCACGCATCCGGTACATCCGAGCGCACATCCCCCGCAGAGTGCGCCGATGGTGTTGGCGCCGCAGGCACCGGGCTCCGGCCCCGTCGGGCCGGGTTCGCGTCCGTCCATGGCGCCGGTTCCCCCACCGATGGCGATGGGGCAGCCCCGACGGCGCGCTCCCGCGTGGACGTTGCTGGCCGTGGCGTCGGCACTCCTGCTGCTCGTCGTCGTGCTGGTACTCGCCCTCACCGTGTGGAGCGACGACTCCGACGGCGAGTCCCGGGTGCCGATGGGCACCGGCTGGTCGCACGCCGGTGTCGACTCACCCGACGGAGGCGCGGACAAGGCATGA